The Streptococcus sp. 29896 genome includes a region encoding these proteins:
- the purR gene encoding pur operon repressor, whose protein sequence is MKLRRSERMVVISNYLINHPYKLTSLNTFAEKYESAKSSISEDIAIIKKAFEESSIGQIETITGASGGVIFTPSISREESLAIAEDLRQQMAESNRILPGGYIYSSDLLSTPQTLKNVGRIIANAFKDEKIDAVMTVATKGVPLANAVANVLNVPFVIVRRDLKITEGSTVSVNYVSGSSDRIEKMFLSKRSLKAGSRVLIVDDFLKNGGTINGMISLLSEFDSTLAGVAVFAENQKGDRNVANYKSLLAVTDINVKENRVDVELGNIFE, encoded by the coding sequence ATGAAATTGAGACGCAGTGAACGGATGGTTGTTATCTCAAACTATCTAATCAATCATCCTTACAAATTGACTAGCTTGAATACCTTTGCTGAAAAGTATGAGTCAGCAAAATCTTCTATTTCAGAAGATATTGCCATCATCAAAAAGGCCTTTGAGGAAAGCTCAATCGGTCAGATTGAAACCATTACAGGTGCTAGTGGTGGGGTTATTTTCACGCCTTCGATTTCACGAGAAGAGTCCCTCGCCATCGCAGAAGACCTTCGCCAGCAGATGGCTGAAAGTAACCGTATCCTTCCAGGTGGTTATATCTATTCATCTGACTTGCTGTCTACACCTCAAACCTTGAAAAACGTTGGCCGTATCATTGCCAACGCCTTTAAGGATGAGAAAATTGATGCGGTTATGACGGTTGCGACCAAGGGTGTTCCTTTGGCCAATGCCGTTGCCAATGTTTTGAATGTTCCCTTTGTCATTGTCCGTCGTGATTTGAAAATCACAGAAGGTTCAACCGTTTCTGTCAACTACGTATCTGGCTCAAGCGACCGGATCGAGAAAATGTTCTTATCCAAACGTAGTCTGAAGGCAGGCAGCCGGGTGCTGATTGTGGATGACTTCTTGAAAAACGGAGGTACCATCAATGGTATGATTAGCCTCCTGTCCGAATTTGACTCAACCCTTGCCGGTGTAGCAGTATTTGCTGAAAACCAAAAAGGAGACCGCAACGTAGCCAATTATAAATCCCTTCTAGCCGTGACAGACATCAACGTTAAAGAAAACCGAGTTGATGTAGAGTTGGGAAATATTTTTGAATAA
- a CDS encoding aminoglycoside phosphotransferase family protein, whose product MSRQPLTKGWSTDQKYKVQLEDGRFGLLRIAERPAYEAKRLEFRLVQSLFEKDLPVAEPLSFWADDLSVYTLYEWVEGQDMNEVASDLSDSVLYDLGCQAGQILRTLHVLPIDQSQRDWNSFYQAKIDSKIKAYQAASHSYPNGQAMIDFVQANRHLLEGRPITYHHGDFHTGNFLLGRDGKLKILDFDRYDIGDPWEEFNRLIFTADLSPAFARGQVDAYFDGAIPEEFWRLMALYVTVNSLGALSWAEQVDPDQVPLMQEQAATITEWYADFNHLVPTWYA is encoded by the coding sequence GTGTCTCGACAACCCCTCACCAAAGGCTGGTCCACGGACCAAAAGTACAAGGTCCAGCTAGAAGATGGCCGCTTTGGTCTGTTGAGAATAGCAGAGCGGCCAGCCTATGAGGCTAAGCGATTAGAGTTTCGATTGGTTCAAAGCTTGTTTGAGAAAGACTTGCCTGTGGCAGAGCCACTAAGTTTTTGGGCGGATGACTTGTCTGTTTACACCCTTTATGAATGGGTGGAAGGTCAGGACATGAATGAAGTGGCTTCCGATCTGTCTGATTCTGTCTTGTATGATTTGGGTTGTCAGGCTGGACAGATTTTGCGAACCTTGCATGTCCTACCGATTGACCAAAGTCAACGGGACTGGAACAGTTTTTATCAAGCTAAGATTGACAGTAAAATCAAGGCCTACCAAGCAGCTAGTCATTCCTATCCAAATGGTCAAGCCATGATAGACTTTGTTCAGGCCAATCGTCACTTGCTTGAAGGGAGACCAATTACCTACCATCATGGTGATTTTCATACAGGGAATTTTCTACTGGGAAGAGATGGAAAGCTAAAAATCTTAGACTTTGATCGCTACGATATAGGAGATCCCTGGGAAGAATTCAACCGTTTGATTTTCACGGCAGATTTGTCTCCAGCCTTTGCGCGTGGTCAGGTAGATGCCTATTTTGACGGAGCTATTCCAGAGGAATTTTGGAGACTCATGGCTCTTTATGTAACAGTAAATAGTCTAGGCGCTCTTTCTTGGGCAGAGCAAGTCGATCCTGACCAAGTTCCCTTGATGCAGGAACAGGCGGCCACCATCACAGAATGGTATGCGGACTTTAATCACTTGGTTCCAACTTGGTATGCCTGA
- a CDS encoding 3'-5' exoribonuclease YhaM family protein has product MKINQMKKDEFFEGFYLIKSAEVRQTRAGKDYLALTFQDDTGEIEGKVWDAQPGKIKDFTAGTVVHMQGRREVYNNTPQVNQLVLRLPMLGEPSDPADFKEKPPVDVKDTKDYLSQMIFRIENATWQRIVRALYSKYDKEFYSYPAAKTNHHAFYSGLSFHTATMVRLADKIGDIYPQLNKSLLFAGIMLHDLAKVIELTGPDNTGYTVRGNLIGHISLIDEEITKVLVELGIDDSKEEVTVLRHVILSHHGLLEYGSPVRPQIMEAEILHMIDNIDAEMMMMLSALDKVGPGEMTNRIFAMDNRAFYKPNID; this is encoded by the coding sequence ATGAAAATTAACCAAATGAAAAAAGATGAATTCTTCGAAGGATTCTATCTAATCAAGTCAGCAGAAGTCCGACAAACACGGGCTGGAAAAGACTACCTAGCCCTGACCTTCCAGGATGATACTGGTGAGATTGAAGGCAAGGTCTGGGATGCCCAGCCAGGGAAAATCAAGGATTTTACTGCTGGGACAGTTGTTCATATGCAGGGACGCCGTGAAGTTTACAACAACACCCCTCAGGTCAATCAACTGGTTCTGCGTTTGCCTATGCTGGGGGAGCCGAGCGATCCCGCTGATTTTAAGGAAAAACCACCTGTGGATGTTAAAGACACTAAGGACTATCTGAGCCAGATGATTTTCCGCATCGAAAATGCCACATGGCAGCGGATTGTCCGTGCTCTTTACAGCAAGTACGACAAGGAATTTTATTCCTATCCAGCGGCCAAGACCAATCACCATGCCTTCTATTCAGGTTTGTCCTTCCATACGGCGACCATGGTCCGTTTGGCTGATAAAATTGGTGACATCTATCCCCAGCTCAATAAGAGCCTGCTCTTTGCAGGAATTATGCTGCATGACCTAGCCAAGGTGATTGAACTGACAGGACCTGATAACACAGGCTACACTGTCCGTGGCAATCTGATTGGGCACATTTCCTTGATTGATGAAGAGATTACCAAGGTTTTGGTGGAATTGGGCATCGACGATAGCAAGGAGGAAGTGACTGTTCTGCGCCATGTTATCCTCAGCCACCACGGCCTCTTGGAGTATGGTAGCCCTGTCCGTCCGCAGATTATGGAGGCGGAAATCCTCCACATGATTGACAACATCGATGCGGAAATGATGATGATGCTATCGGCCTTGGACAAGGTCGGCCCAGGCGAGATGACCAACCGTATCTTTGCCATGGATAACCGCGCCTTCTATAAGCCCAATATCGACTAA
- a CDS encoding WXG100 family type VII secretion target, which yields MSRIKLTPDELRTSAIRYTEGSDNIDAILSSLSNEQSVIRENWEGTAFDSFDAQFEALKPKIVEFSELLRDINAQLNKVADIIEQTDADIAAQING from the coding sequence ATGTCACGCATTAAATTAACACCAGACGAACTCCGTACTTCAGCGATTCGCTATACAGAAGGTTCAGATAATATCGATGCTATTTTGTCATCTTTGTCAAATGAGCAATCTGTTATTCGTGAAAACTGGGAAGGTACAGCTTTTGACAGTTTTGATGCTCAATTTGAAGCGCTTAAGCCAAAAATTGTTGAATTTTCTGAGTTGCTTCGAGATATCAATGCCCAATTGAATAAAGTAGCTGACATTATCGAGCAAACAGATGCAGACATTGCAGCGCAAATCAATGGCTAA